One Podarcis muralis chromosome 1, rPodMur119.hap1.1, whole genome shotgun sequence genomic window carries:
- the CLBA1 gene encoding uncharacterized protein CLBA1 isoform X1 — translation MQDQNLVEIHSGAEVSGQSILKPLSTETGATSLSENSSGTDVHSLNQNGNFDESSELEMIQKSLPVECGDKRVYEASLESPDTSLGESSSTWGDFEGFSEVKQENLSNTLESLEKPNGKQTYTNDADVSDSCLTTSCRQFSSKTTGHNRKETFANTSVKAVLSSEDIIKLSFPEVAVPQFLEKISSLDQVLYTKTEDTNIPECTTKQLCTDFGNLWKTLTQSTNPSSLRRPWNKSHYHENLLAVLGIDAHQKAVPEGKNDILETSISENEDSNVDKFNISTCKALIQTKLSVSPAPKQSHLFSYNLFLKKTPSGGNMQYITVPQKKRIFTTRSLKMKMFSSNVC, via the exons ATGCAAGACCAGAATTTAGTGGAAATACATAGTGGTGCGGAAGTTTCAGGCCAGTCCATTTTGAAACCTCTGTCAACAGAGACGGGTGCCACCTCTCTCAGTGAAAACAGCAGTGGAACTGATGTACATTCTCTAAACCAAAATGGAAATTTTGATGAAAGCTCAGAACTGGAAATGATTCAGAAAAGCCTTCCTGTCGAGTGTGGTGACAAAAGGGTTTATGAAGCATCGCTGGAGAGTCCTGACACCAGCTTGGGGGAATCCAGCAGTACTTGGGGTGACTTTGAAGGTTTCAGTGAGGTCAAGCAGGAAAATTTAAGCAACACCTTGGAGTCTTTGGAGAagccaaatggaaaacaaacttACACAAATGATGCGGATGTCAGTGACAGCTGCCTCACTACCTCATGCAGACAGTTctcttccaaaacaactggacacaacagaaaagaaacatttgcTAACACTTCAGTGAAG GCTGTCCTCAGCTCTGAAGATATTATTAAACTGAGTTTTCCAGAAGTTGCTGTACCACAGTTCTTGGAGAAAATTAGCAGCTTGGATCAAGTACTTTATACAAAAACAGAAGACACAAACATTCCTGAATGTACAACGAAACAACTTTG CACTGACTTTGGGAACTTATGGAAAACTCTTACTCAATCCACTAACCCTTCCAGTTTAAGACGTCCTTGGAACAAATCTCATTACCACGAAAACCTTCTAGCTGTGCTTGGAATAGATGCTCATCAAAAG GCTGTTCCAGAAGGAAAGAATGATATTTTGGAGACTAGCATTAGCGAAAACGAAGATTCCAATGTTGACAAGTTCAACATTAGTACTTGTAAAGCACTAATTCAAACCAAG CTTTCTGTATCTCCTGCTCCAAAACAGAGCCATCTCTTTTCCTATAACCTTTTCTTGAAGAAGACCCCATCTGGTGGAAATATGCAATATATCACAGTTCCACAGAAGAAGAGGATTTTTACTACACGAAGCCTAAAGATGAAAATGTTCAGCAGCAATGTTTGCTAA
- the LOC114605788 gene encoding SERTA domain-containing protein 2-like has product MLGRGLKRKLSDYEENMAGVSSAFDSSRNLPYPLKRQLVLNVCLTKLQTYKMLAEPNLHRSVLIANTVRQIQEEMRQENSQQFIHMCSGFSTSPSSYLGLDLFGMPSNIFPGVHQQESSGHEPRPVEGPIENNLLVVSDNDMSSAISSILKDLDFMEDVSPPSYLAGSGDDQFKTSETSGFRLEDDRQDLKGVECAFGSFEISSSTSYLKDLAIDDIFEDIDTSMYDSDFDCPSLTPPRASSVAPTEDILKTFSSCNSSSASNIPICRSDLSDLDHIMEILVGS; this is encoded by the coding sequence ATGTTGGGAAGAGGTCTGAAACGCAAGCTGAGTGATTATGAAGAGAACATGGCAGGTGTGTCAAGTGCCTTCGATTCCAGCCGAAACCTGCCATATCCACTCAAGAGGCAGCTGGTGCTCAATGTGTGCCTCACCAAACTACAAACCTACAAGATGCTGGCAGAGCCAAACCTGCACCGCTCTGTCCTTATCGCCAACACAGTCAGGCAAATCCAGGAGGAGATGAGGCAAGAAAATAGCCAGCAGTTCATTCATATGTGCAGTGGCTTCAGCACCAGCCCCTCCAGTTACCTGGGCTTGGATTTGTTTGGAATGCCATCAAACATTTTCCCAGGCGTTCATCAGCAGGAGTCCAGCGGTCATGAGCCACGGCCTGTGGAAGGCCCAATTGAAAACAACTTGCTGGTGGTTTCAGATAATGACATGTCATCTGCCATTTCATCTATTCTGAAAGACTTGGACTTCATGGAGGATGTGAGCCCACCTTCATACCTGGCTGGATCTGGAGATGATCAGTTTAAGACTTCTGAAACTTCAGGCTTTCGGTTGGAAGATGACAGACAAGACTTGAAGGGAGTGGAATGTGCATTTGGTTCCTTCGAAATTTCAAGCTCAACTAGCTACTTGAAAGACTTGGCTATTGATGACATTTTTGAAGATATTGACACTTCGATGTACGATTCAGACTTTGACTGCCCCTCACTAACTCCTCCAAGAGCATCGTCTGTGGCACCCACAGAAGACATATTGAAAACCTTCTCTTCTTGCAATTCCTCCTCAGCAAGCAACATCCCAATATGTAGAAGTGATCTCAGTGATTTGGACCATATCATGGAGATTCTTGTAGGGTCttga
- the CLBA1 gene encoding uncharacterized protein CLBA1 isoform X2 gives MQDQNLVEIHSGAEVSGQSILKPLSTETGATSLSENSSGTDVHSLNQNGNFDESSELEMIQKSLPVECGDKRVYEASLESPDTSLGESSSTWGDFEGFSEVKQENLSNTLESLEKPNGKQTYTNDADVSDSCLTTSCRQFSSKTTGHNRKETFANTSVKAVLSSEDIIKLSFPEVAVPQFLEKISSLDQVLYTKTEDTNIPECTTKQLCTDFGNLWKTLTQSTNPSSLRRPWNKSHYHENLLAVLGIDAHQKLSVSPAPKQSHLFSYNLFLKKTPSGGNMQYITVPQKKRIFTTRSLKMKMFSSNVC, from the exons ATGCAAGACCAGAATTTAGTGGAAATACATAGTGGTGCGGAAGTTTCAGGCCAGTCCATTTTGAAACCTCTGTCAACAGAGACGGGTGCCACCTCTCTCAGTGAAAACAGCAGTGGAACTGATGTACATTCTCTAAACCAAAATGGAAATTTTGATGAAAGCTCAGAACTGGAAATGATTCAGAAAAGCCTTCCTGTCGAGTGTGGTGACAAAAGGGTTTATGAAGCATCGCTGGAGAGTCCTGACACCAGCTTGGGGGAATCCAGCAGTACTTGGGGTGACTTTGAAGGTTTCAGTGAGGTCAAGCAGGAAAATTTAAGCAACACCTTGGAGTCTTTGGAGAagccaaatggaaaacaaacttACACAAATGATGCGGATGTCAGTGACAGCTGCCTCACTACCTCATGCAGACAGTTctcttccaaaacaactggacacaacagaaaagaaacatttgcTAACACTTCAGTGAAG GCTGTCCTCAGCTCTGAAGATATTATTAAACTGAGTTTTCCAGAAGTTGCTGTACCACAGTTCTTGGAGAAAATTAGCAGCTTGGATCAAGTACTTTATACAAAAACAGAAGACACAAACATTCCTGAATGTACAACGAAACAACTTTG CACTGACTTTGGGAACTTATGGAAAACTCTTACTCAATCCACTAACCCTTCCAGTTTAAGACGTCCTTGGAACAAATCTCATTACCACGAAAACCTTCTAGCTGTGCTTGGAATAGATGCTCATCAAAAG CTTTCTGTATCTCCTGCTCCAAAACAGAGCCATCTCTTTTCCTATAACCTTTTCTTGAAGAAGACCCCATCTGGTGGAAATATGCAATATATCACAGTTCCACAGAAGAAGAGGATTTTTACTACACGAAGCCTAAAGATGAAAATGTTCAGCAGCAATGTTTGCTAA